The Trichomycterus rosablanca isolate fTriRos1 chromosome 15, fTriRos1.hap1, whole genome shotgun sequence genome contains a region encoding:
- the LOC134328250 gene encoding histone H2A-like, translating to MSGRGKTGGKARAKAKTRSSRAGLQFPVGRVHRLLRKGNYAERVGAGAPVYLAAVLEYLTAEILELAGNAARDNKKSRIIPRHLQLAVRNDEELNRLLGGVTIAQGGVLPNIQAVLLPKKTEKAAKTK from the coding sequence ATGAGTGGACGCGGAAAGACCGGTGGTAAGGCTAGGGCTAAGGCCAAGACTCGCTCATCCCGTGCCGGCCTTCAGTTCCCCGTGGGCCGTGTTCACAGATTGCTACGTAAGGGAAATTACGCCGAGcgtgtgggagctggtgctcctgtctacttggctgccgtgctggagtatctgaccgctgagatcctcgagttggctggtaacgccgccagagataacaagaagtctcgtatcatccctcgtcatctgcagttggccgtgcgtaacgacgaggagttgaacagactgcttggaggtgtaaccatcgctcagggcggtgtgctgcctaacatccaggctgttctgtTACCCAAGAAGACCGAGAAAGCAGCCAAGACCAAGTAA